In Camelina sativa cultivar DH55 chromosome 16, Cs, whole genome shotgun sequence, a single window of DNA contains:
- the LOC104753157 gene encoding uncharacterized protein LOC104753157: MDNNKSIGVNEQVLEKQIGGCMAGFFNIFDRPHLLSPKRLSSSSSSSSSPPSPESYSASERSSPLVVKSRYQKNKSVYSTPDLLLSPSSPDSPHLLTRSPPLPPPDQVHGRSPSSSSSPWRFSKEAPRLSLDSRAVLDAKGTLKPRPAPPDSSPSVIARLMGLEPLPQLPLQRSASESRLSRGYTFFDFHDVNKAPEDPPPPSSAVRRKPFFDSGDFFPSDRASKISAPPNDLETLKQLLQALRLKGLLHSSSSNKHHHTRIHNHVNDVSARSPSHSAIRSRPRTPSPRRDQASKASVKSPTTLKEQRRVSPLPWQRPQPLQTGRSMSSPRSIVCSQEMWKVDDYNRQGKTLLERCDKLLHSIAEMAAAEAADDSQPSPVSVLDASLYHEDSSPSPVMKRSLAFTAESEDESWGGSISSSSDSEYVYISDILRASHCLPQESDIFSLLEKQQYLKGKCASRAAAQERRLIFDAVQEIVGRRCRLPPWMMVAEADKMQVIWSEYQKIRKTKSSTEAEEDDLVGYVCGVLGRDLSEDRWRDRQLDMSEAVLDIERLVFKDLIGETIRHLAFLNRSSDSLRRRLLF, from the exons atggacaACAACAAGAGCATTGGCGTGAACGAGCAAGTTCTCGAGAAGCAAATCGGCGGTTGCATGGCCGGCTTCTTCAACATCTTTGATCGGCCTCATCTCCTCTCTCCCAAGcgtctctcctcctcctcctcctcctcttcctctccgCCG AGCCCTGAATCTTACTCCGCCTCCGAGAGGAGTTCCCCTCTTGTTGTTAAATCGAGATATCAGAAGAACAAGAGTGTCTATTCTACCCCTGACCTGCTCCTCTCTCCGTCGTCCCCTGATTCCCCTCATCTTCTCACCAGATCCCCGCCGCTCCCTCCCCCCGATCAAGTTCATGGacgatctccttcttcttcttcctctccctgGAGGTTCTCTAAAGAAGCTCCTCGCCTCTCCCTCGATAGCAGAGCCGTCCTCGATGCCAAAGGTACCCTCAAACCCAGACCGGCCCCACCCGACTCCTCCCCCAGCGTCATCGCACGCCTCATGGGATTAGAGCCATTGCCCCAACTACCTCTCCAGAGATCTGCTTCCGAGTCCAGGCTCTCCAGAGGCTACACTTTTTTCGACTTCCATGATGTCAACAAGGCTCCTGAAGATCCCCCGCCTCCCTCCTCTGCTGTACGCCGTAAGCCTTTCTTCGATTCCGGTGATTTCTTCCCTTCGGACAGAGCCTCCAAAATCAGCGCTCCCCCAAACGATCTCGAAACCTTGAAGCAACTTCTCCAAGCTCTCAGGCTCAAAGGACTCTTGCACTCTTCTAGTTCTAACAAACATCATCACACCCGAATCCACAACCACGTGAATGATGTATCTGCTAGGTCCCCCTCTCACTCTGCCATCAGATCTAGACCCCGCACACCGAGCCCCAGGCGGGATCAGGCCAGCAAAGCAAGCGTCAAGAGTCCGACGACGCTCAAGGAGCAGAGGAGAGTCTCTCCCCTCCCTTGGCAGAGACCCCAACCTCTCCAAACGGGACGCTCCATGTCTTCTCCCAGGAGTATTGTATGTTCCCAAGAG ATGTGGAAGGTTGACGATTATAACAGACAAGGCAAAACTTTATTGGAGAGATGCGACAAGCTGCTCCACAGCATAGCCGAGATGGCGGCTGCTGAAGCCGCAGACGACTCACAGCCGAGCCCCGTCTCGGTTCTTGACGCATCACTATACCACGAGGACTCTTCCCCATCCCCCGTCATGAAACGCAGCCTTGCTTTCACTGCTG AATCGGAAGACGAATCTTGGGGTGGCTCCATCTCATCATCGTCAGACTCTGAATATGTATACATCTCCGATATCCTGCGAGCTTCCCATTGCCTTCCACAGGAGTCCGACATCTTCTCCCTGCTGGAAAAGCAGCAATACCTCAAAGGAAAATGCGCCTCCAGAGCCGCAGCTCAGGAAAGACGGCTCATCTTCGACGCAGTGCAAGAGATTGTTGGGCGGAGATGCAGGTTGCCACCGTGGATGATGGTGGCAGAGGCTGATAAGATGCAAGTCATCTGGTCCGAGTATCAGAAGATAAGAAAGACAAAATCGTCCACAGAGGCAGAGGAAGATGACCTCGTGGGATACGTGTGCGGTGTCCTTGGAAGAGATCTATCAGAGGACCGGTGGCGAGATCGTCAGCTGGACATGTCAGAAGCGGTTCTTGACATCGAACGCCTCGTATTCAAAgatctcattggtgaaaccatacgcCATTTGGCTTTTCTTAACAGGTCTTCTGACTCGCTGCGTAGGAGGCTGCTCTTCTGA
- the LOC109129418 gene encoding uncharacterized protein LOC109129418 yields the protein MDNNKSIGVNEQVLEKQIGGCMAGFFNIFDRPHLLSPKRLSSSSSSSSSPPSPESYSASERSSPLVVKSRYQKNKSVYSTPDLLLSPSSPDSPHLLTRSPPLPPPDQVHGRSPSSXPRRCRSTAEKIVSKLIKKARTLMRETARERERVRE from the exons atggacaACAACAAGAGCATTGGCGTGAACGAGCAAGTTCTCGAGAAGCAAATCGGCGGTTGCATGGCCGGCTTCTTCAACATCTTTGATCGGCCTCATCTCCTCTCTCCCAAGcgtctctcctcctcctcctcctcctcttcctctccgCCG AGCCCTGAATCTTACTCCGCCTCCGAGAGGAGTTCCCCTCTTGTTGTTAAATCGAGATATCAGAAGAACAAGAGTGTCTATTCTACCCCTGACCTGCTCCTCTCTCCGTCGTCCCCTGATTCCCCTCATCTTCTCACCAGATCCCCGCCGCTCCCTCCCCCCGATCAAGTTCATGGACGATCTCCTTCTTCTNTGCCACGTCGATGTCGGTCAACT GCAGAGAAAATTGTCAGTAAACTAATAAAAAAGGCAAGGACGTTGATGAGAGAGactgcgagagagagagagagagtgagagagtga
- the LOC104748976 gene encoding guanine nucleotide-binding protein subunit gamma 1-like, with protein sequence MEETPAYEQEAVSLGGGGGKHRILADLARVQQELVFLEKELVEVEKTDIVSNVCEELLCSIEKEPDPLLPLTIGPLNLGWDRWFEGPNGGDGCRCLIL encoded by the exons ATGGAGGAAACACCGGCTTACGAGCAGGAAGCTGTTTCTctcggcggcggcggcggcaaGCACAGGATCCTTGCTGACCTTGCTCGCGTTCAACAGGAACTCGTCTTCTTAGAG AAAGAGTTGGTAGAGGTCGAGAAGACCGATATTGTATCAAACGTGTGTGAAGA GCTGCTCTGTTCCATCGAGAAAGAACCCGACCCTCTGTTGCCACT AACCATTGGACCTTTGAACTTAGGATGGGACCGTTGGTTTGAAGGACCAAATGGAGGAGATGGCTGCAGATGCTTAATACTTTGA
- the LOC104748980 gene encoding 2-methyl-6-phytyl-1,4-hydroquinone methyltransferase, chloroplastic has product MASSMLNGAITFPKGSAFPGSRSIPRPTLLSVSRTTTTTPRLSVATRCSSVSSSSSRPSAQPRFIQHKKEAYWFYRFLSIVYDHIINPGHWTEDMRDDALEPADLSHPDMRVVDVGGGTGFTTLGIVKTVKAKNVTILDQSPHQLAKAKQKEPLKECKIIEGDAEDLPFPTDYADRYVSAGSIEYWPDPQRGIREAYRVLKIGGKACLIGPVYPTFWLSRFFSDVWMLFPKEEEYIDWFTKAGFKDVQLKRIGPKWYRGVRRHGLIMGCSVTGIKPASGDSPLQLGPKEEDVEKPVSNPFSFLGRFLLGTLAAAWFVLIPIYMWIKDQIVPKDQPI; this is encoded by the exons ATGGCTTCTTCTATGCTCAACGGGGCCATTACGTTCCCCAAAGGTTCAGCTTTCCCCGGTTCCAGATCCATTCCTCGCCCGACCTTACTCTCCGTCTCgcgcaccaccaccaccacaccCAGACTCTCCGTGGCAACCAGATGCAGCAGcgtctcctcctcatcatcGCGGCCTTCGGCGCAACCTAGGTTCATCCAGCACAAAAAAGAGGCTTACTGGTTCTATAGGTTCTTATCCATCGTTTACGACCATATCATCAATCCAGGGCATTGGACCGAGGATATGAGGGACGACGCTCTCGAGCCCGCCGATCTCAGCCATCCCGACATGCGAGTGGTCGATGTCGGCGGCGGCACTGGTTTCACAACTCTGGGCATCGTCAAGACTGTCAAAGCTAAGAATGTCACCATCCTGGACCAGTCCCCGCATCAGCTGGCAAAGGCAAAGCAGAAGGAGCCCTTGAAAGAATGCAAGATCATTGAGGGAGATGCTGAGGATCTCCCTTTCCCCACCGATTATGCCGATAGATACGTTTCTGCTGGAAG CATTGAGTACTGGCCGGACCCTCAGCGAGGCATTAGGGAAGCCTACCGGGTTCTCAAGATCGGTGGTAAAGCCTGTCTCATTGGCCCTGTCTACCCTACCTTCTGGCTCTCTCGCTTCTTTTCTGATGTCTGGATGCTCTTCCCCAAGGAGGAAGAGTACATCGACTGGTTCACCAAAGCTGGTTTCAAGGACGTTCAGCTTAAGAGGATTGGCCCCAAGTGGTACCGTGGTGTTCGCAGGCACGGCCTTATCATGGGTTGTTCTGTCACCGGTATCAAACCTGCCTCTGGTGACTCTCCTCTCCAG CTTGGTCCAAAGGAAGAGGACGTTGAAAAGCCTGTCAGCAACCCCTTCTCATTCTTGGGACGCTTCCTCTTGGGAACCCTTGCGGCTGCCTGGTTTGTGCTAATCCCGATCTACATGTGGATTAAGGATCAGATCGTTCCCAAAGACCAACCCATATGA
- the LOC104748979 gene encoding LOW QUALITY PROTEIN: peptidyl-prolyl cis-trans isomerase CYP63-like (The sequence of the model RefSeq protein was modified relative to this genomic sequence to represent the inferred CDS: substituted 1 base at 1 genomic stop codon) — protein sequence MTKKKNPFVFLDVSIGEDPVERIVIELFADVVPKTAENFRALCTGEAGVGKTTAKPLHFKGSSFHRVIKGFMAQGGDFSNGNGTGGESIYGGKFSDENFRLDHDGAGVLSMANCGPNTNGSQFFILFKRQPHLDGKHVVFGKVVEGMTVIKKMELVGTSDGKPTSSVEIIDSGETSXIRAPDFSEREKGKSKKSDKSISSGDASDREPKGTHKKESKEKKIKRKRRYSSSDSYSSSSDSDSDSESETYSSSYESSSSSDGKRRKRTTKRHKGRRGERKIKGRNGKKKARQDRKPRRRNTDSSSDTESSSSSDDERVGHDKARKSVKAKGKVADSSPAEKGLLRKEPDSFLKNNEPVGNGKATKADQHADLDDSVKSRSRSPIRRRNQNSRSRSPSRSPVRDLGNGSRSPHEKPTADIVGKSTRSPSPSGVPKRIRKGRGFTERYSFARKYHTPSPERSPSQHWPDRRSYQDRNMDRYPSNRSYSDRSPRGRFRSPARRRSPPRYNRRRRSTSRIPDGYRRRFREESRSQSPRRRSPSRSPRKRQPISEDLKSRLGPKRSSIKGGPVSPAESLSPSPPTSPSGQRGLVSYAD from the exons ATGACTAAAAAGAAgaatccttttgttttcttggatgTATCAATTGGTGAGGATCCAGTTGAACGGATTGTTATTGAG CTTTTTGCTGATGTTGTCCCCAAGACTGCAGAAAACTTCCGTGCCCTGTGTACAG GCGAGGCCGGCGTTGGAAAGACCACCGCCAAGCCTCTACATTTCAAAGGATCATCTTTCCATCGAGTTATCAAAGGATTTATGGCTCAA GGAGGTGATTTTTCTAATGGAAACG GCACTGGTGGGGAGAGCATCTATGGTGGGAAGTTTTCAG ATGAGAATTTTAGACTAGACCATGATGGAGCTGGAGTCCTTTCGATGGCAAATTGTGGCCCAAACACTAACGGATCCcaattttttatactttttaaacGCCAGCCACATCTTGATGG GAAGCATGTTGTATTTGGCAAAGTTGTTGAGGGAATGACAGTAATCAAGAAAATGGAACTTGTGGGGACGAGTGATGGCAAACCTACTAGCTCAGTTGAGATAATAGACTCAGGAGAAACGTCTTAGATAAGAGCACCTGATTTTtctgaaagagaaaaag GGAAATCAAAAAAATCAGACAAGAGCATATCTTCTGGAGATGCATCTGACCGTGAACCTAAGGGGACACACAAAAAAGAATCgaaggagaaaaagataaaGCGAAAAAGAAGATACTCCTCGTCGGATTCATATAGCTCAAGTTCCGACTCAGATTCAGATTCGGAATCAGAAACATATTCATCCTCCTATGAGTCTAGTTCTTCCAGTGATGGGAAGCGTAGGAAGAGGACAACAAAGAGACACAAAGGCCGACGCGGGGAAAGAAAGATTAAAGGACGAaatgggaaaaagaaagctcGGCAAGATAGAAAACCTCGGCGCAG AAATACGGACAGTTCGAGTGACACCGAGAGTAGCAGCAGTTCCGATGATGAGAGAGTGGGCCATGATAAAGCCAGAAAGTCAGTGAAAGCTAAAG GAAAAGTTGCTGACTCTAGTCCTGCAGAGAAGGGCCTTCTGAGAAAGGAACCAGATTCCTTCCTGAAGAACAATGAACCTGTGGGTAATGGAAAGGCCACCAAAGCTGATCAACACGCTGACTTGGATGACTCAGTGAAATCAAG GAGTAGGAGCCCAATTCGTAGGAGAAACCAAAACAGCAGGAGCAGAAGTCCTAGTAGGAGCCCTGTGAGAGACCTTGGGAATGGAAGCAGAAGTCCTCATGAGAAGCCAACAGCGGATATTGTGGGAAAATCTACCAGAAGTCCATCTCCAAGCGGTGTGCCAAAGCGCATCCGAAAGGGGCGTGGATTCACCGAACGCTATTCCTTTGCTCGGAAGTACCATACGCCTTCTCCTGAGCGTTCACCTTCTCAACATTGGCCGGACAGAAGAAGCTATCAAGACAGGAACATGGATAG GTATCCAAGCAACAGGAGTTACTCTGACCGCTCACCGAGGGGTCGCTTTAGAAGCCCAGCCAGAAGAAGGAGCCCTCCAAG GTATAACCGAAGGAGAAGGAGCACTTCTCGGATTCCAGATGGGTACCGCAGACGTTTCAGAGAAGAAAGCAGGAGCCAGAGCCCAAGGCGTCGTAGCCCTAGCCGGAGCCCTAGAAAGAGGCAGCCAATTAGCGAAGACCTTAAATCCCGTCTCGGGCCAAAGAGATCCTCCATCAAAGGAGGACCCGTCTCTCCTGCAGAATCACTCAGCCCTTCTCCCCCAACCTCTCCATCCGGACAGAGAGGTCTGGTTAGCTATGCCGATTGA
- the LOC104748978 gene encoding uncharacterized protein LOC104748978: MGLQIEMEDDDDYSAAATTLLFDRPIPLLGGPVPAGVSHVLAFRSLDSWSAAFKRCETLIKEQCEEGARIGCAVSASKNCKPPWWRGSGDMRERDKCEEREFKACVAAAMGKCAGFARDKCSGAFLEARVASEVEGLVWLASMPEESTWRHLMGLASGLVCSDSNQTLN; the protein is encoded by the coding sequence ATGGGCCTCCAAATTGaaatggaagatgatgatgactacTCTGCGGCCGCGACTACCCTTCTCTTCGACCGTCCGATCCCGCTGCTCGGGGGACCAGTACCCGCCGGTGTTTCTCATGTTCTAGCTTTCCGATCTCTGGATTCATGGTCAGCCGCTTTCAAGCGCTGCGAAACCCTAATCAAGGAGCAGTGCGAGGAAGGTGCTAGGATTGGGTGCGCCGTCTCCGCCTCCAAGAACTGTAAGCCGCCGTGGTGGCGGGGCTCTGGTGACATGAGGGAGCGAGACAAGTGTGAAGAGCGGGAATTTAAGGCATGTGTGGCTGCCGCCATGGGCAAGTGTGCGGGCTTCGCCAGAGACAAGTGTTCTGGAGCGTTTTTAGAGGCGCGAGTCGCGAGTGAGGTTGAGGGATTGGTGTGGCTAGCGTCAATGCCGGAGGAAAGCACGTGGCGTCATCTCATGGGGCTGGCTTCTGGTTTAGTTTGTTCAGATTCAAACCAAACTCTTAATTAG
- the LOC104748977 gene encoding uncharacterized protein LOC104748977, with the protein MGLQIEMEDDDDYSAAATTLLFDRPIPLLGGPVPAGVSHVLAFRSLDSWSAAFKRCETLIKEQCEEGARIGCAVSASKNCKPPWWRGSGDMRERDKCEEREFKACVAAAMGKCAGFARDKCSGAFLEARVASEVEGLVWLASMPEESTWRHLMGLASGLVCSDSNQTLN; encoded by the coding sequence ATGGGCCTCCAAATTGaaatggaagatgatgatgactacTCTGCGGCCGCGACTACCCTTCTCTTCGACCGTCCGATCCCGCTGCTCGGGGGACCAGTACCCGCCGGTGTTTCTCATGTTCTAGCTTTCCGATCTCTGGATTCATGGTCAGCCGCTTTCAAGCGCTGCGAAACCCTAATCAAGGAGCAGTGCGAGGAAGGTGCTAGGATTGGGTGCGCCGTCTCCGCCTCCAAGAACTGTAAGCCGCCGTGGTGGCGGGGCTCTGGTGACATGAGGGAGCGAGACAAGTGCGAAGAGCGGGAATTTAAGGCATGTGTGGCTGCCGCCATGGGCAAGTGTGCGGGCTTCGCCAGAGACAAGTGTTCTGGAGCGTTTTTAGAGGCGCGAGTCGCGAGTGAGGTTGAGGGATTGGTGTGGCTAGCGTCAATGCCGGAGGAAAGCACGTGGCGTCATCTCATGGGGCTGGCTTCTGGTTTAGTTTGTTCAGATTCAAACCAAACTCTTAATTAG